The following are encoded together in the Phaseolus vulgaris cultivar G19833 chromosome 9, P. vulgaris v2.0, whole genome shotgun sequence genome:
- the LOC137823105 gene encoding probable methyltransferase PMT21 encodes MKDGTVRTAIDTSCGVASWGGDLLDQGIPTVFLAPRDNHEAQVQFALERGIPAILGVISTQILPFPSNSFDMAHCSRCLIPWTEFGGIYLMEMHCILRPGGFCAFRWILGIYLMQACLPILFTIWLKVTMLCNVN; translated from the exons ATGAAAGATGGGACAGTGAGAACTGCCATTGATACTAGTTGTGGG GTTGCTAGCTGGGGTGGTGATTTATTGGATCAGGGGATTCCAACAGTTTTTCTTGCTCCAAGAGATAACCATGAAGCTCAAGTTCAATTTGCTCTAGAGCGTGGAATACCAGCTATTCTTGGTGTCATATCTACACAAATACTTCCTTTCCCATCAAACTCCTTTGACATGGCTCATTGCTCCAGATGCCTTATCCCATGGACGGAATTTG GTGGTATTTATCTCATGGAAATGCACTGTATTCTTCGTCCCGGTGGATTTTGTGCTTTTAGGTGGATTTTGGGTATTTATCTCATGCAGGCTTGTTTACCTATTTTGTTTACTATTTGGTTGAAAGTTACCATGCTATGTAATGTCAATTGA
- the LOC137822667 gene encoding uncharacterized protein: MGNCAFKGITTTQPLSENDNIVKVLTPNGAIMELYTPITADCITKEFSGHGIFRSRRDFFSEPLHRDEELHAGDLYYLLPLDPSCRLPSTKNAARQLSDNAAASATLTPYRMCTYDNNNNRMWSETGEVCPRKGVWKVKLAISPEQLSEILSQESQTEAFVESLRMVAKCGGNGVLSAPNSDHSTSCD, from the coding sequence ATGGGGAACTGCGCGTTCAAAGGAATCACCACAACTCAACCTCTTTCGGAAAACGACAACATAGTCAAGGTCCTCACCCCAAACGGAGCCATCATGGAGCTCTACACCCCCATTACCGCCGACTGCATAACCAAAGAGTTTTCCGGCCACGGAATATTCCGGAGCCGCCGCGACTTCTTCTCGGAGCCGCTCCATCGCGACGAGGAGCTTCACGCGGGGGACCTCTATTATCTTCTCCCTCTCGACCCTTCTTGCAGGTTGCCATCCACCAAGAACGCCGCCAGACAACTATCCGACAACGCCGCCGCCAGTGCGACGTTAACGCCGTACAGAATGTGTACCTACGATAACAACAACAATAGGATGTGGTCGGAAACAGGTGAAGTGTGTCCGAGGAAAGGAGTGTGGAAGGTGAAGCTGGCGATAAGCCCGGAACAGCTGTCGGAGATATTGTCGCAGGAGTCACAGACTGAGGCGTTCGTGGAGAGCTTGAGGATGGTGGCAAAGTGCGGCGGCAATGGCGTGCTGTCTGCGCCGAATTCCGATCACTCAACTTCCTGTGACTGA
- the LOC137822849 gene encoding probable L-gulonolactone oxidase 6 encodes MFFLLLFFLGFHVAVSTPEDPIKCSSQNTNCTITNSYATFPDRSICEAEEVFYPTQEEDVLRVVAAATRNGKKMKVATRFSHSVPKWVCPEGNNGWLISTKDLNRVLEIDAEKRTVRVQSGVTLKQLVEEAATAGLGLQYTPYWLGLTVGGILGTGAHGSSLWGKGSAVHEQVVEFRIVTPASPQHGYAQVHTLSHEQDQHFNAAKLSLGLLGVISEITLKLEPLFKRSITYLTENDANLEGQIITFGQQHEFADIIWYPHQHKAVYRVDDRVPINTSGNGVYDFIPFRSTPAIELELLRTTEELEELTGNAVGKCFLAKRTTNALMATAYGLTNNGLIFTGFPVVGFHNQIQASGSCLGSDMNTKTRLCPWDSRIKGEFFHQTAFSIGLSVVKNFIEDVKKLVELEAKAFCGIEIYNGILMRYVKASSAYLGKQEDSIDFDITYYRSKDPMAPRLHEDIIEEVEQIGIFKYGGLPHWGKNRNVAFEGVMNKYKNADKFLKVKDEYDPQRLFSSEWTDQVFGLKEGLMISKDGCALEGLCLCSHHNHCAPTKGYFCRPGKVYKEAKICALSGS; translated from the exons ATgttttttcttctcttgttcTTCCTTGGTTTCCATGTCGCAGTTTCTACTCCGGAGGATCCCATAAAGTGCTCCTCACAGAACACAAACTGCACCATCACCAACTCCTACGCCACATTCCCTGATCGAAGCATCTGTGAAGCAGAGGAGGTGTTTTACCCCACGCAAGAAGAAGATGTTCTGAGAGTGGTTGCAGCAGCCACCAGAAACGGCAAGAAGATGAAAGTCGCCACCCGTTTCTCCCACAGCGTCCCCAAGTGGGTGTGTCCTGAGGGCAACAATGGGTGGCTAATAAGCACCAAAGATCTGAACCGGGTGTTGGAAATTGACGCCGAGAAAAGGACGGTTAGGGTGCAGAGTGGCGTGACGTTGAAGCAGCTGGTGGAGGAGGCGGCGACGGCGGGGTTGGGGTTGCAGTACACGCCGTATTGGTTGGGTTTGACGGTGGGGGGCATTTTGGGGACAGGAGCCCATGGAAGCAGCTTGTGGGGGAAAGGAAGTGCTGTTCATGAACAGGTTGTGGAGTTTAGAATTGTTACGCCTGCATCTCCTCAACATGGTTATGCTCAGGTTCACACCCTTTCTCATGAACAAGATCAACATTTCAATGCAGCAAAACTCTCACTCGGCTTGCTTGGGGTCATTTCAGAG ATTACTTTGAAACTTGAACCTCTTTTCAAGCGATCCATTACATATCTGACCGAAAACGATGCAAATTTGGAGGGTCAAATCATAACATTTGGACAACAACATGAGTTTGCAGATATAATTTGGTACCCACATCAACACAAAGCTGTATACCGTGTTGATGATCGTGTTCCTATTAATACATCAGGCAATGGTGTTTACGATTTCATCCCTTTCCGTTCCACTCCTGCAATTGAATTAGAACTCCTCAGAACCACAG AGGAACTTGAGGAGCTTACTGGTAATGCTGTGGGGAAATGCTTCCTTGCAAAGAGAACAACGAATGCCCTTATGGCCACTGCTTATGGACTAACTAACAATG GTTTAATCTTCACTGGATTCCCTGTAGTTGGATTTCATAACCAGATTCAGGCTTCAGGGTCATGCCTGGGAAGTGATATGAACACAAAGACAAGATTATGTCCTTGGGACTCTAGAATCAAAGGAGAGTTCTTTCACCAAACGGCATTCAGCATTGGGTTGTCTGTGGTAAAGAACTTCATTGAAGATGTGAAAAAGCTGGTTGAATTGGAAGCAAAGGCATTTTGTGGCATAGAGATATACAATGGAATTCTAATGCGCTATGTGAAGGCTTCAAGTGCATACCTAGGGAAACAAGAGGATTCCATAGACTTTGATATCACATACTACCGTAGCAAGGACCCAATGGCTCCAAGGCTGCATGAAGACATCATTGAAGAGGTTGAGCAGATAGGGATTTTCAAATATGGAGGACTACCCCATTGGGGTAAGAACAGGAATGTGGCATTTGAAGGAGTGATGAACAAGTACAAAAATGCAGACAAGTTTTTGAAGGTTAAAGATGAGTATGATCCACAGAGGCTATTTTCTAGTGAGTGGACAGACCAAGTGTTTGGTCTAAAAGAAGGGTTAATGATATCAAAGGATGGGTGTGCATTAGAAGGTCTATGTTTATGCTCCCATCACAACCATTGTGCACCAACCAAAGGCTACTTTTGCAGACCAGGCAAAGTCTACAAGGAAGCAAAGATTTGTGCTCTTTCAGGTTCTTAA
- the LOC137820919 gene encoding pyruvate dehydrogenase E1 component subunit alpha-3, chloroplastic-like produces the protein MSLSVPKFAHPLPLPLQHRSNGCSMSFHTFTPFLGSTHKLRFTAPVKLNARSNSIVVSVSDAVKNKKLKSANNLLITKEEGLLLYEDMTLGRFFEDMCAQMYYRGKMFGFVHLYNGQEAVSTGFIKLLKKEDSVVSTYRDHVHSLSKGVPARAVMSELFGKATGCSRGQGGSMHMFSKEHNVIGGFAFIAEGIPIATGAAFSSKYRREVLKEADCDHVTLAFFGDGTCNNGQFYECLNMAALWKLPIVFVVENNLWAIGMSHLRATSDPQIWKKGPAFGMPGVHVDGMDVLKVREVAKEAIERARRGEGPTLVECETYRFRGHSLADPDELRDPAEKAHYADRDPISALKKYLIGNKLASEQELKAIENKIDEVLEEAVEFADESPLPPRSQLLENVFADPKGFGIGPDGKYRCEDPKFTQGTAHV, from the exons ATGTCTCTCTCTGTTCCCAAGTTTGcgcaccctcttcctcttcctcttcagCACAGATCCAATGGCTGCTCCATGTCTTTCCACACGTTCACTCCCTTCCTTGGATCCACTCACAAGCTTCGTTTCACTGCCCCCGTTAAGCTCAATGCTCGCTCTAATTCCATTGTTGTCTCTGTCTCCGATGCTGTCAAGAACAAGAAGCTCAAATCAGCCAACAATCTG CTTATTACGAAAGAGGAGGGCTTGCTGCTCTACGAAGACATGACTTTAGGCAGGTTCTTTGAAGACATGTGTGCCCAGATGTATTATAGAGGCAAAATGTTTGGCTTTGTTCACTTGTACAATGGCCAAGAAGCTGTGTCAACTGGCTTCATCAAGCTTCTCAAGAAAGAAGACTCGGTGGTGAGTACATACCGGGACCATGTTCATTCACTGAGTAAGGGGGTGCCAGCGCGTGCTGTAATGAGTGAGCTCTTTGGGAAGGCCACGGGATGCTCCCGAGGTCAAGGTGGCTCTATGCATATGTTTTCAAAGGAACATAATGTGATCGGTGGGTTTGCTTTCATTGCTGAAGGAATCCCTATTGCCACTGGGGCagcattttccagcaagtaTAGAAGGGAGGTTTTGAAAGAGGCAGACTGTGATCATGTGACATTGGCATTTTTTGGAGATGGAACATGTAACAATGGACAGTTCTACGAATGCCTAAACATGGCAGCTTTATGGAAATTGCCTATTGTGTTTGTGGTGGAAAATAATCTGTGGGCTATTGGGATGTCACATCTCAGGGCAACTTCCGATCCTCAAATATGGAAGAAAGGGCCAGCATTTGGAATGCCTGGGGTTCATGTTGATGGGATGGACGTTTTGAAGGTCAGGGAGGTGGCAAAGGAGGCTATTGAAAGAGCCAGACGAGGAGAAGGACCGACTTTAGTAGAATGTGAGACCTATAGATTTAGAGGACATTCATTGGCCGATCCTGATGAGCTTCGTGACCCTG CTGAGAAGGCACATTATGCTGATAGGGATCCCATCTCTGCACTGAAGAAATACTTGATTGGGAACAAATTAGCCAGTGAACAAGAGTTGAAGGCCATAGAGAATAAGATTGATGAGGTTCTTGAGGAGGCAGTTGAGTTTGCAGATGAGAGCCCTCTTCCACCACGCAGCCAGCTTCTAGAGAATGTCTTTGCTGATCCAAAAGGTTTTGGAATTGGACCTGATGGCAAGTACAGATGCGAGGACCCAAAATTCACTCAAGGCACTGCTCATGTCTAA